The DNA window TTTGTTGTGGTTGTTTATTCCCAAAAACGTTTCCGATCCCGAATGCCAGTAAACTCAGCAGTAATGATGGCACTATCGGATGGAATCCAAAGAGGTGAATGTTGAAAGTCGCTAATAGGGTGTAGCTTACTGCACCGGTCAGCATAGAGGTTATTGCACCATGTGCATTAGCTTTTTCCCAATACAGGCCTAATACCAGTGGCCAGAGGAAAACGGCCTGTAATCCGCCGAATGCCAGCAGGTTCAGCCAGATAATCATCTCGGGTGGTTGCCATGCTGCCAGTAGCAGCAATATTCCCAGAAACAAGGTAGAAAAACTGGAAATGCGCGCCAGTTTTTTTTCCTTTTTGATCTGTTGTGGGAATAAATTTAAATAGAGGTCCTTAACGATTGTTGCCGAAGATTGCAGTAGCTGGGCATTAATCGTTGACATAATGGCTGCCATTGGCGCGGCCAGAAAAATCCCGGCAGCAATAGGGGGCAGGACGTTGATCATCAAAGTAGGGATCACTTGATCAGGGATCGTCAGATCAGGGATGATCGCACGACCCAGCGCTCCCGCAAGGTGCATACCAAACATCAGGATTGCCATGACGACCGTACCGATGATAATACCGCGGTGAACCGCTTTACTGTCACGATAGGAGATACAGCGCACAGCGGTATGCGGTAGCCCGATGACGCCAAAGCAAACCAGTACCCAGAATGAGGCCATAAATGGTCCTGTAAGGATATTATCGGTGCCATGAGGTGAAACCAGATTAGGATCGATGGTGCGCAGTGTTGAGACAGCTTCTGACAGTCCTCCGGCTTTATAGATAGTAGCAGCCAGCAATAGCACTGTTCCTAGCAACATAACCAGCCCCTGTAATGCATCATTGAGGACGCTGGCTCTGAATCCGCCAAATGCGGTATAGAGCGCGATAGAGACACCAAAAATCAGCAACCCAGTACCGTAGGGAATACCGGCAGCGGTTTCCAGCAAACGGGCACCGCCGATGAACTGTACAGTCATTGCACCAACAAAGGCAACTAACAGGCTCACGCTGGCAAACCAGACCAGAAAACGACTCTGATAGCGGGCATACAGCATATCGTTTAGTGTAACGGCGTTATAACGACGGGCAAGAATGGCAAATTTTTTCCCCAATACACCAAGAGAAAGCCATATTGCCGGTAATTGGATCAGGGATAAAAGAACCCAACCGATACCGTATTTGTAAGCAGCCCCGGGGCCACCAATGAATGAGCTGGCACTAATATAAGTCGCTGTAATAGTCATGGCCAGTACGAAACCACCCATTGAGCGATTACCGAGAAAATACTCATTCAGGAATGCACCTGTTTGGCGGCGGCGATAAGCATAGAAAGATAGCAGAAAAACCAGCGCCAGATATCCCACCAGAGGCAGGATTACTTCATTTTGCATTATCATCCACCAAATTGTCCTCTAATGGGACTTCCTTGAAGACAAATTTCACCATCATCCAGCAGAGGATGATAAATAGTATCGGCAGCATTAAACAGGATAATTCGAACCAGAGTGGCAATCCGGTGAATCCAGTTGTATTACCGGGTAAATAGGCACTCAGCAACCAACCCACAAGATAAGCTAACGTCAGAAATACTGCCCAGCGAGCTTCTTTATGGGATTGAACAAATCGTCTGTCCATCTGTTCTCCAGGGAATTTACATAAAACAGTTGATATAAAACAAGGGAGGGAATTGTACGGTAACATACAGATTTATTCAGAAGAAAATGTGCCGTCACAATATCAAAAGAATATGGAGCTATCTGAGAGTAAAAAAATCCCATCTTTTAACAGATGGGATTTTATGCAGGATAATAATGAATGTCAGAAAGGCACTTTACTTAATCTTGTAAGCCGAGTTTTTTCTCCAGATAGTGGATATTGGTTCCGCCTTTCCGGAAATTTTCGTCATTCATGATGGACAGTTGCAGATCGATATTGGTTTTGATGCCATCAATAATCAACTCTGCCAATGCGTTCTTCATACGTGCAATCGCCACTTCACG is part of the Xenorhabdus cabanillasii genome and encodes:
- the panF gene encoding sodium/pantothenate symporter translates to MQNEVILPLVGYLALVFLLSFYAYRRRQTGAFLNEYFLGNRSMGGFVLAMTITATYISASSFIGGPGAAYKYGIGWVLLSLIQLPAIWLSLGVLGKKFAILARRYNAVTLNDMLYARYQSRFLVWFASVSLLVAFVGAMTVQFIGGARLLETAAGIPYGTGLLIFGVSIALYTAFGGFRASVLNDALQGLVMLLGTVLLLAATIYKAGGLSEAVSTLRTIDPNLVSPHGTDNILTGPFMASFWVLVCFGVIGLPHTAVRCISYRDSKAVHRGIIIGTVVMAILMFGMHLAGALGRAIIPDLTIPDQVIPTLMINVLPPIAAGIFLAAPMAAIMSTINAQLLQSSATIVKDLYLNLFPQQIKKEKKLARISSFSTLFLGILLLLAAWQPPEMIIWLNLLAFGGLQAVFLWPLVLGLYWEKANAHGAITSMLTGAVSYTLLATFNIHLFGFHPIVPSLLLSLLAFGIGNVFGNKQPQQTAVSQ
- a CDS encoding YhdT family protein, whose translation is MDRRFVQSHKEARWAVFLTLAYLVGWLLSAYLPGNTTGFTGLPLWFELSCLMLPILFIILCWMMVKFVFKEVPLEDNLVDDNAK